ATGAAGACGAGCTTCTGCTACTCGCTCATGCTCAACTATCTCGAGAAGAATGACGAGTTCGGTCTGTATGTGACCTTGGAGGAATCAGCAGAAAGCCATATGCGCAACATGCGGTCGCTCAAGCTGGACATGACGAACAATATGGAGATATCCGATTTCTCGGACCTGAGGGACCTTGACGAGATCGTCGATATCGATGACCCCACAAATTATGTCGAGTTCATAATCCAGATGATACACTATTACAAGAAGAAGCACGGGGACAGGTTCACGGTCTTCACAATGGACTCTCTCGGCGCTCTTTATTCTCTGATGGAGGACACCAAGGGCATGCGCAAAAGGATGTATCATTTCTTCAAGACCTTGAGGGATTATAACCTGATATCTTTCATAGTGATGGAGAGGACGCCGGGCGCGCCCTCGGAGATGATGGGGAACGAGGGTTTTCTCGTCGATGGAATAATAGAGCTGGGCCTTGATAGGTCACGAGGAAAGCTTGTGCGCTTCGTCCGCGTCGAGAAGATGAGGGCGTGCGATCACAGCATGGAGAGCCATACGATGGAGGTCGGAGAAAAGGGGATCACGGTCCTGGGCCCGACATTGGCCTGAGACCATCAATAGCTATCTGAAAAAGGTGAAAGCATGGTGGACGAGCAGGTGCCAATCTGGGACGTCATCGAGGAGTTCAAGAACAAGATCAAGGTCCAGGAGATAGACCTGAAGAAGAGAAGAGAGGAGCTTGACAAGCGCGAGGCCAAGGTCCGAGAGGATGAGAGGGAGATGGCCGAGCTCAGGGCGGACCTGGATAAAAGAGCGGCATCCGTGTCCGCGAGAGAGACGTCCATAGGGGCACGCGAGGCAGATGTGGCGAAGAAAGAGGCCAAGCTTAGGACCCTCGAGGCCGAACTGGCCGCCATCGAGAAGCATCTTACCGCTGAAAGGGCAGTGATGCAAAGAAGGCTGGCAGAGATGACGGAACGGGAGGCCGAACTGCTCAGGATGTCAGAGGTCTGTTCCGAGGGCGAGGTCAGGGCGAAGGAGGCCCTGGCGCATTTGTTGGCCGCGGAAGAAAGGATGCTTGCTGAGGAGGCAACGCTCAAGAAGTTGCTCGAGGAGGCTTCTGGCAGAAGGGAGGAGATCCTTGCCAGGGCAAAGGTCCTAGAAGAGCAGAGCGCATCGGTAGCGGCCAGCAGGCGCCTGATGATCGAACAGCAGAAGAGATTGGTGGAGCTCGAGCGCACGTTGAACGAGAGGGAGAAGGACCTGAACGAAAGGGCGCTCTTCCTCGAATCGAGGATAAGGAACATCCCAGCCCAGGCCGAGGACGTCATCCCAAGCATCGGACCGGTGCCTGAGGAGGGCAACGCCGCGGCCCTGGAGGCTAAAGTGGACGAGGTCCCGGAGATGAAGAGCGTACCGGCACCGATAGAGCCAGAAGTGCATGCCGAGCCAGCATCCATACCACATGAGATAAGCTGCCCCAAGTGCAGAACGATGATCGAGGCAACGGCAGAGAACTGTTGGGCATGTGGAGCGAACGTCAAACAGGCATATGAGGAACTCAATCGACCGGTCCAGGTCCAGGAGCCCCCTGTCCAACCGGCGCCGAAAGAAGAGACCAAGACCCCTGTTGGAGATGGAGGACGCGATGAGCAGAAGGTCGCCCCCGCCCATGAAGAGGAGGCAAAGAGGCCGGTCTCGATAAGAAAGATAATAAAAAGGAAATGAGGCCCGACCTTTTTTTTCAAAAATATTTTTATATTATTCGCGGTAGCCCGTGATGGCCAATTTTTATAATCTATGTATTTTAATATTATTTCAGGCCATATGTATTTATAATCCGTGAAGTTTATTTTATCCGATTAAACGAAGTCATCGGGTGGGCTTATGAAAATGGGGGATAAACTAACAAAGTTCGCTAGTGCGATGATCGTATGGTGCATGGTGTCGACCTCGTTGTTAGGTCTTTTGCTGGTCGCGGCACCGATCGTCGCGGAGGGAGCCGGCGTTTCTAACGCCGATGTAACGATAGGCGCAGACAACCCTCTTGTGATCATGGGCGGCATATATGTCCTTGGTCACAATCTGACCGTAGGGTCTGGGGGGACCGCCTACTTCGAGAACTGCAGGATCAATGTGACACAGAACTACGACCCCGCTCACCCGTTCGACCCGGCCGATTTGATGTATTGGATCAAAGTGCAGGATGGCGGTCAGCTAATCTTGAAGAATGTCACGGTGACGAACCAGCTCGTAACTCAAAACATGCCCGCCCCAGGTCTCGGCATCATCGTCAGGAATGATGGCTACATGCTCGTTCAGAATTCTACGTTGGCATTCCCAGGGCACTTCGTCGTGGACAACGCCCATCTGATCATGTGGGACTCCGTCGTCAAAGGTATCGACGCCCAGACTATAGCAGAAGAATGCGACTTGAGTTATTTCGTACCCGATTACTTTGATGATGCCCCTGTGATGCTCTTCATATCGAGCGACGTCCAGCTTTATAACACAAAGCTTTTGGGCACATTTAAGAACTCGATTTGGACCAACACCCCTGATCTCTTAAGCTTCAGCTACCCATTTGCAACAGACGATTCTAGCAGGAAGACCGTCACCTACTCGTTTGAGAGGAACGTCCTACCATCTGTCACCGGAACGGCCGTCGGCGAGAACGCTGTTAATCTGACAATGGAGGATGGACTATTCTACTCTGTAGAGGCTGGAGAACAGCTCACCTCACAAGGATTTGACATCGCAGGCCTATCGTTCTCCTCCGCCGATGTTGGGTTCATCACCCTCAATATACAATACTCGGCACCATATCCATTTGCCGACGCAACCCCAGATGCTTTCAGTTATACCATCCCCTTCGGAAGCCCCGTGGCCACTGGCATAACCGTGACCCCGACCTGGGGGCCTGACCCATCTGATGATATGGAGATCGTGAAGTCAGCCTCACTCCCATCAATGTCATCACAGGACCTGGCCAACCTATTGATATCATATACGAATGGCGGATCAAATGTGGTCAAGATAAATAGGATATGGGTAGATGTTGGCTTGGAGTATCAGTCTTACAGGAACATAACTCTGGCAGGCAACACAAATTTCCTGGCGGTCAACTCGGTGTTGGATATAAACAATTATAACTACACCGATGAATACAATTATACGTGGAACAAACTGGTTATAGCGGACCAGGCCACGGCGTACCTTTATGGCGTGAATGTCACCGACACAAAAGGAACTCCATCGCCAGATGGAATATCGCCGATAATCTGCGATAGCAAAAATGTAATTATCCTACCCGAAGAAAAGAGTATACTTGACAACACTGGCCAATCTATAACTTCTTTGTTCATGAATGATGATAATTATTATTCTATACAAAATGGACAAACATTCAACATTAATAAATTTACAACAAACGGTCTTTCTGGAGGGTTGTTAAGTGCGAGGCTATATGTCAGATATATTGCAAATGTGGGATATACAACTTCAAATTATTTGACATGGGGAATAGGAGAGAGCTCTGTAAAAAAGAATGCTATATTGTTCTCATACCAAACTGGAGAAACTCAGGTTTCCTATGATTTGTTTACAAATGGAGTTACAACAATAGAGGACATTCAAAGTCTCAACATATCATTTGAAAATGTGGGTGGAGAAACAATCGGCATCGATCAGCTTTGGTTAGAAATTGAACTCGATCCCAATGTTTACATATATAGGTGGGCCAATTTCAATGTAACCGACGAACAAGCATTACCTGTCGATGGGGCCAAGATCAGTTTGGTTGACCAGAGGGGTAATCCATTGGTCTATATCAGCCCCTCTGGTACGAGCTCCACCCCTCCAATAGAGGTATTGAATTATTTGGGGAGAACAGCCTCAGACTTCAATATAACAGATCCATTTGGCCATGCGTCTGTACCAGTACTCACCGAGATCGTGAACAGCTGGTCATTACCTAGGTCCATGGACCTATATGGTGTAAGGTCTCCGATGAGGTATGATGCCACGGTCACATATGTAAATGCAACATCTGTATTGTTCGATGAGTC
This genomic window from Methanomassiliicoccales archaeon contains:
- a CDS encoding signal transduction protein — encoded protein: MKVFRNSIPGLDKIFRTDIEAPKVVLITGPPGSMKTSFCYSLMLNYLEKNDEFGLYVTLEESAESHMRNMRSLKLDMTNNMEISDFSDLRDLDEIVDIDDPTNYVEFIIQMIHYYKKKHGDRFTVFTMDSLGALYSLMEDTKGMRKRMYHFFKTLRDYNLISFIVMERTPGAPSEMMGNEGFLVDGIIELGLDRSRGKLVRFVRVEKMRACDHSMESHTMEVGEKGITVLGPTLA